The following proteins are encoded in a genomic region of Streptococcus constellatus subsp. constellatus:
- the eno gene encoding surface-displayed alpha-enolase, producing MSIITDVYAREVLDSRGNPTLEVEVYTESGAFGRGMVPSGASTGEHEAVELRDGDKSRYGGLGTQKAVDNVNNIIAEAVIGYDVRDQQAIDRAMIALDGTPNKGKLGANAILGVSIAVARAAADYLEIPLYSYLGGFNTKVLPTPMMNIINGGSHSDAPIAFQEFMIVPAGAPTFKEALRWGAEIFHALKKILKSRGLETAVGDEGGFAPRFDGTEDGVETILAAIEAAGYVPGKDVFLGFDCASSEFYDKERKVYDYTKFEGEGAAVRTADEQIDYLEELVNKYPIITIEDGMDENDWDGWKKLTERLGKKVQLVGDDFFVTNTSYLEKGINEACANSILIKVNQIGTLTETFDAIEMAKEAGYTAVVSHRSGETEDSTIADIAVATNAGQIKTGSLSRTDRIAKYNQLLRIEDQLGQVAEYRGLKSFYNLSK from the coding sequence ATGTCAATTATTACTGATGTTTACGCTCGCGAAGTCCTAGACTCACGCGGTAACCCAACACTTGAAGTAGAGGTTTATACTGAATCAGGTGCTTTCGGACGTGGTATGGTTCCATCTGGAGCTTCTACTGGTGAACACGAAGCAGTTGAACTTCGTGATGGTGACAAATCTCGTTACGGTGGTCTTGGTACACAAAAAGCTGTTGACAACGTAAACAATATTATTGCTGAAGCAGTTATTGGTTATGACGTTCGCGATCAACAAGCTATTGACCGTGCAATGATTGCACTTGATGGTACTCCAAATAAAGGTAAATTGGGTGCAAACGCAATCCTTGGTGTATCTATCGCTGTGGCACGTGCTGCTGCTGATTACCTTGAAATCCCACTTTACAGCTACCTTGGTGGATTCAATACTAAAGTTCTTCCAACTCCAATGATGAACATCATCAACGGTGGTTCTCACTCAGATGCTCCAATCGCCTTCCAAGAATTCATGATTGTACCTGCTGGTGCACCTACATTCAAAGAAGCTCTTCGTTGGGGTGCTGAAATTTTCCACGCTCTTAAGAAAATCCTTAAATCTCGTGGTCTTGAAACAGCTGTTGGTGACGAAGGTGGATTTGCTCCTCGTTTTGATGGAACTGAAGACGGTGTAGAAACAATCCTTGCTGCCATTGAAGCTGCTGGTTATGTTCCTGGTAAAGATGTATTCCTTGGTTTTGACTGTGCATCATCAGAATTCTACGACAAAGAACGTAAAGTTTATGATTATACTAAATTCGAAGGTGAAGGAGCTGCAGTTCGTACAGCTGATGAACAAATTGACTACCTTGAAGAATTAGTAAACAAATACCCAATCATCACTATCGAAGATGGTATGGATGAAAACGATTGGGATGGATGGAAGAAACTTACTGAACGTCTTGGTAAGAAAGTGCAACTTGTTGGTGACGACTTCTTCGTAACAAATACTTCTTATCTTGAAAAAGGTATCAACGAAGCTTGTGCTAACTCAATCCTTATCAAAGTTAACCAAATCGGTACTCTTACTGAAACATTTGACGCTATCGAAATGGCGAAAGAAGCTGGTTACACTGCTGTTGTATCACACCGTTCAGGTGAAACTGAAGATTCAACAATTGCTGACATCGCAGTCGCAACTAACGCAGGACAAATCAAGACTGGTTCACTTTCACGTACAGACCGTATCGCTAAATACAACCAATTGCTTCGCATTGAAGACCAACTTGGTCAAGTAGCTGAATATCGTGGTTTGAAATCTTTCTATAACTTGTCAAAATAA
- a CDS encoding DUF1694 domain-containing protein, which translates to MTDINKAIIEKAQGGLKLNPDEQRKFLETFEERVIAECSIDEANSAPIYDHFKEMLQKIILDYQPVTVKISPAVTSQYQIFYLKIAKDLGCKATIVSSNCKNSPFGLVIHSDHPVEITEKEILIQFSELFQSDLSQQAEKKLSFWKRLFH; encoded by the coding sequence ATGACAGATATAAACAAAGCAATAATCGAAAAAGCTCAAGGGGGATTAAAATTAAATCCTGATGAGCAAAGAAAATTTTTAGAAACATTTGAAGAACGGGTCATAGCAGAATGTAGCATTGATGAGGCTAATAGTGCTCCTATCTACGATCACTTTAAAGAAATGTTGCAAAAGATTATCTTGGACTATCAGCCTGTAACTGTGAAAATATCTCCTGCGGTCACCAGTCAATATCAAATTTTTTACTTAAAAATAGCAAAAGATCTCGGTTGCAAAGCAACAATCGTGTCTAGTAACTGCAAAAATTCTCCATTTGGATTGGTTATTCATAGCGATCATCCAGTAGAGATTACCGAAAAAGAAATCCTTATCCAATTTTCTGAACTTTTCCAATCAGATTTATCCCAACAAGCAGAAAAGAAACTTTCTTTTTGGAAAAGGTTGTTTCATTAA